From the genome of Neisseria sp. oral taxon 014 str. F0314:
TTCGCTACACCGGACGGCAATATTCAAGCCGACGATCCGGCGCAAGGCAAGCTGGAATTGAAAGACCCATCCAAACCCGAAAAACCCTTGAAATTCGCGCAGGCGAAGTAATCCGAAAGCGGGCCTAACCCCGCTAAAACCAACCAAAAAGGAAAATCTGAAATGGAAAAACAAAACATGATTGAAAGCGCATTGCAAGCCGCGCAAAAACCGTTTATCGAAACAGCGCCGAATGGCACGCCGATTATTTTTTGGCCCGCCGAAAACGGGGAATGGGAATATGAAAAATGCCCCGAATTGATGCAAACCCCCACCCGTAAAAGCGGTACGTTTGAAATGCACGACACCGCCAGCTTAATTAAATTCGTGCAAAAACATAAACAAGAAGGCACGCAAATTTACATCGATGCCGACTTTAAGTCGGGGAAAATCGCCGTCAAAGCGGCAATAAACGGCCATACCGCCAATGCTGCCGATTGGTTCGACTTCTCCGCAATTTATCAGCCAAGACACACTGCGGCTGCGGAAAATTGGCTGAAATATAACATTGAAAAAATGAACCAAGCCCAGTTTGCCCACTTCTTAACCAACAATGCCCGAAACATCGTATCCAAAAATCCCGCAAACGATGCCGCCGTTTACCCGACTGCCGCCGAAGTATTGGATTTCGCGCTGAATTTAGAATACACCGAAAAAACCACCTTCAAACAGGGCTATCGCGAACAAGACGGACGCATCAATTTCACCTTCCAAAGCGAAGATGCCGGACAAACCGAAAAACAACTCAAAATGTTCGAACGTTTCGGTCTGTCGTTTACACCCTATCAAGGCGGCGATTCATATTTTGTCGAGGCATTGCTCAAATTCCGTATCGATAAAAACAGTGGCGCATTGGTTTTGTGGTATGAACTGCAACAAATCGACGCAGTAATAGAACAAGCCGCACAGGACATTGCAACTAGCTTGCAAACCGCCTTTGCCGATATCGATATCTATTTCGGTGCTATCTCAAACCTCTAAACGCATCAGGCCGTCTGAATCTCAGACGGCCTACGGAGAAAACAATGAAATCATTACTCATCGCAGCCTTGGCAGTCATACTGCAAGCCTGCACCACCACCGAAACAGAACCCGTATATCAACACGAGACCGAAGCCCAGCGCATCATACGCGAGCAACAAGACGCCGCCGACTTCGCCGTTATCGAACTTGAAAACACTTACGCCCGCATGACCGACGAAGAACGTATGCGCGGGATTGTTTATGAATAAAACTAAAAGGAATATTTAAAATGGAATTAATTACCACCGTCGCCGCCGCTGCATTAATTATTTTTCTGCTGGCCGCTGTCATCATCACAACAACCGAAATTTTAGTACAACAGCGAATCAACCAAATTCTGGATTTTTTAAACCGAGATGACGATTAATGCCGTCTGAAATGCAAAATATTTTTTTAAATCAGAGAGCAAAATCATGAAAGTAGCAAAAGCAACAGAAGACGATCAAAACGCAATTTACAAAATCTTAGGCGCGCTTGAATCAATTTCTAACGGCGAAATGCCTGGAATTGAAGATGATATTGAAGATGATGAAGGCATCGGACGATATAGACTGCATGAAGCACTTAATGCCGGCGAAAACGAATATGTTCCCGACGAAATTAATTATTTCATCAGAAGAGCAATCAAGCATCTTTTAAACGTTTATTCGTCAGCACATCCGATGCGTGCCGCTGTAAATTTATCAGCACTTCTCGACAATCAAAATGAAATTGTAGACCCAGACAATAGCACACTGGAAATACATCCGAAAATCGAACAGGGCTTGGCGGATACAGAACGCCTAAACTGGCTACTTTCAAATGGCATGAGCAAACTAAGCAAAGATGTAATGTTCGGTTCTAATACAGACAGCAGTAATTACCGCGCTCAAATAGATGTGCTCATGGAGGCGGAATCGAAAGCAATGAAGGATTTGGCAAATGAATAGCGCAAAAAACGAATACACATTCAGCTATGTCTTCGGCGGCCGCAAGTGGTCGACATCTGTCTGGGCGGACAGCCCCGATGAAGCTAAACGGAAAATCAGGGCGCAGGCCGCAGCAGTGTATGACGGCGAAGTAGTGATGAAATTACCGCTTCCCGTAAAAGCAAGCTGGTTAAATCGATTGATAAACTGGATAAAAAATCATGGATAAAACAGAAATTGAATTATTCGAAAAATGGTATGCAGACTTTGACGGTTCAGCCGACTGTCAAGAAAACCTAGCCAAAGACGGCAGCGGCCATTATTTACTGACAGAAACTTCACTACTTTATGCAGGCTGGACGGCGAGCCGTAAATGTAACAGATGGAACTCCATTGATCGTAGCATTCCAAACATCGGTGAAACCGTCATCGTACACACTGAAAACGGAAACATCTTCTCCGATATTTACGTAGAAGGCTACGATGGAGATTATTTCGAAACGGCGGAAGACTTCAACGAACAAGTAACACACTGGCAGCCGTTGCCGATGCCACCGCAAGAAGAGTAGCGGAGTAACCAAAATGAGTTTAAGCCACCGCATACATTACGCAGATACCGTGAATCAGCCCAACATCGGCTACCGATATAAAGACGGAAAATGGCAAGTCATCGAATATATGCTTCCGCAATACAACAAGAAGCACTGGACGAAAATGAATGCCGGATTCCGCCGCAAGGGAAAAGTCCTGCAAGAATTTAAAACGCAAGAATCCGCCGCAGAATACGCAGAGAAAATCAGAAACGAAGGTAAAGCAAATGGAAAACCTACCGACACAACAACGTCTATTACTTATTTACGGTAAAACACACATCACGCTTGAACAAGCTGTCGCCGACTGGATGCCGCATATCAATATCGAACGCGCAAAACGCCGCGCAAAAACACAAACCCTGCCGTGGCCGGTTATCAGCAGTGAAGACAGCCAAAAAAGCGGCCTGTTCGTCAGCCTTGCCGCAATCGCCGAATGGCTCGACCTGCGCGAACAGGAAGCGCAAGAAAACTGGAAAAAGATGAATCAATAGAATGAATTAATAAGTCAAAGTCAAAGTGAAAGGAAAACAAAATGGAAATAGGATGTTGGCCTACAAGACCGCGTATATCAGACTTAATCAGTCGCCTAGAGGAATTAAAAGCGGAACATGGCGATTTACCAATAACTTACGAACCGCTACGCGGCGGCGTCAACTATGCCGATGTGAGTAAATTTAGAGTTGCATACGTTAGGCCTAAAGAAAAACGCGAGCGAATATGGTCTTATCGCATAGGAGAACCCGAAGACGGTGATTTAAAAGTATTAAAATTTTAAAAATAAGGGCAAGAACGAATGAAAGAATATGTTTTCAAAATTAGCGTGATTGACGGCAAAATGAAGGTATACTTACCTTCAATAAGTCTTAATAACGACTCTACCCTTCCAGACTTGATGGCGGCATTAACTTTTGAATTTATTCAAAGTATGTCTAATGACGCAATAAAAGACCAGAAAAAATTCATGGAAGGCGCAATCGATACTTTACGGACAGCAAAAATGATAGAGGCAATATCTAAATCTAGAGAACGCCCGACATGAAAGAAACAGAAGAATAAATAGCGCATCATTCAAGATGCGCTATTTTGTTTGCCCGCCATTCTAATTACATTAGAATATCCAATAGCCTACAAATAACCCCATTAGAAATATAATCCCTAACGCGCAGATGAAAACGAAGAAGACGGCCCTAGTGTAATTATCTAGCATATCGACACCTATAATCCTCTATAATTATATTATGACAAATAAAAACAAAACTGAAAAGTTTTTGTAATGTTCCCGAATGACACCATTTATTAATCAGAATTTATAATTTTCTGATTTTAAAAATATTTAAATAATTATATCCCCTATCGAGCATGGGCGCAACGGAAAGGCGGCGGGGAGGCAGTCGGGACATGGTTTGGCGTCTTCCATATAAATTTCAGACGGCATTATAACAGCCAGCCTTACGTTCGATGCCGTCTGAAACGCTGTAACCGTCCGTAATCACACATCGTAAAGAAATGCAAACGTTTTCAACAGTTTCCCGTATAAATTTGACTTTCCTCAGTTCCCAGCATTGATATTGCTTTTTTACCAGCGTAATATGTTAACATTTGCAGAAAATGGGATATTATCTTGCATCCATGCAGATTTCCATTTGCAACATATGCCTAACTTTCTGTTTGTTAACTTTTTATATTTACTTGCTAACCCTTAAGAGGACTTATCATGAAAGCGTTGAAATCGTTTCTGATATGGGGCCTGGTGGTGCTGGTGGGCGTAATCGCCTTCGCCACCTTAGCCTTGAGCCGCGGCGAGCACATCAGTGCGGTATGGCTGGTCGTCGCTGCGGTTTCGGTGTATTGCATCGCCTACCGTTTTTACAGCCTCTATATCTGTAAAAACATTTTGGAACTCGATGCACGGCGCATGACGCCGGCGGAACGCCACAACAACGGCGTGGATTATGTTCCGACCAATGAAAAAGTTTTGTTCGGCCACCATTTTGCGGCCATTGCCGGTGCTGGTCCGCTGGTCGGCCCCGTGCTGGCGTCGCAAATGGGTTATCTGCCGGGTACGCTGTGGATTATTTTCGGCGTGATTCTGGCCGGTGCGGTTCAGGACATGATGGTGCTGTTTATCTCGATGCGCCGCGACGGCAAATCACTGGGCGACATCATCAAACAAGAGTTGGGTACGACTGCGGGCATCATCGCCTCCATCGGCATCCTGATGATTATGATCATCATCACTTCCGTGTTGGCCCTGATTGTGGTGAAAGCACTGACCCACAGTCCGTGGGGTACGTTTACCATTGCGGCAACCGTGCCT
Proteins encoded in this window:
- a CDS encoding DUF2303 family protein gives rise to the protein MEKQNMIESALQAAQKPFIETAPNGTPIIFWPAENGEWEYEKCPELMQTPTRKSGTFEMHDTASLIKFVQKHKQEGTQIYIDADFKSGKIAVKAAINGHTANAADWFDFSAIYQPRHTAAAENWLKYNIEKMNQAQFAHFLTNNARNIVSKNPANDAAVYPTAAEVLDFALNLEYTEKTTFKQGYREQDGRINFTFQSEDAGQTEKQLKMFERFGLSFTPYQGGDSYFVEALLKFRIDKNSGALVLWYELQQIDAVIEQAAQDIATSLQTAFADIDIYFGAISNL
- a CDS encoding DUF551 domain-containing protein produces the protein MDKTEIELFEKWYADFDGSADCQENLAKDGSGHYLLTETSLLYAGWTASRKCNRWNSIDRSIPNIGETVIVHTENGNIFSDIYVEGYDGDYFETAEDFNEQVTHWQPLPMPPQEE
- a CDS encoding pyocin activator PrtN family protein, coding for MENLPTQQRLLLIYGKTHITLEQAVADWMPHINIERAKRRAKTQTLPWPVISSEDSQKSGLFVSLAAIAEWLDLREQEAQENWKKMNQ